The Pseudomonas fulva 12-X sequence GCTGGTGGTCTTGCGCTGCAAGGTAATCTTGCGCGGTTCCTCGGCTTTCTTGTCGCCGTGGCTGCTCTTCAGGTGAGCAAGCAGGGCCTGCTTTTCGTTATCGGTGACAACTTGCTCGGCACTGCTGTGCGGCAAACCCGCCTCTCGCATCTGCTGCAGCAGGCGCTCTACCGGTGTGTCGACCACTTGGGCCAGTTCTTTCACCGTGACTTGCGTCATGCACTTCTCTCCTCAGGCCGTAAAACTTACTCGAACCAGTGGGCTCGGGCGGCCATGATCAGCTTGCCGGCACGCTCTTCGTCGATGCCGTCGATGTCGAGCAGGTCGTCGATCGACTGCTCGGCCAGGTCTTCACGGGTAACCACCCCGCGTACTGCCAGTTCCTGCGCCAGGCCTTTGTCCATACCCTCGACTTCGAGGAGGTCTTCGGCTGGCTGGGCGTCTGCCAGTTTTTCTTCCGTGGCGATAGCCTTGGTCAGCAAACGATCCTTCGCCCGAGAGCGCAGTTCGTTGACGATTTCTTCGTCGAAACCGTCGATGCTGAGCATCTCTTCCATCGGCACGTAGGCAATCTCTTCCAGGCTGGTGAAGCCTTCTTCAACCAGCACCTGGGCCAGTTCTTCGTCGACTTCCAGCTCGTCGATGAAGCCCTGCAGGATGTCGCCGGTCTCGGCCTGCTGCTTGGCCTGGATATCCGCCTCGGTCATCACGTTCAGCGTCCAGCCAGTCAGTTGGCTAGCCAGACGCACGTTCTGACCACCACGACCAATCGCCTGCGCCAGGTTGTCTTCACCTACGGCGATGTCCATGGCATGGGCGTCCTCATCGACGATGATCGCCGCAACTTCAGCCGGCGACATGGCGTTGATGACGAACTGCGCCGGGTTGTCGTCCCACAGCACGATATCCACACGCTCGCCAACCAGCTCACCGGAGACTGCCTGTACGCGCGAACCGCGCATGCCGATGCAGGCGCCCTGCGGGTCGATGCGTTTGTCCTTGGAACGCACCGCGATCTTGGCGCGCGAACCCGGGTCACGGGAGGCGGCCTTGACCTCGATGAGGCCTTCGGCGATTTCCGGCACTTCGATGCGGAACAGCTCGATCAGCATTTCCGGCGCGGTACGCGACAGGATCAGCTGAGGGCCGCGGTTCTCGGTGCGGATTTCCTTGAGCAATGCACGCAGGCGCACACCAACACGGAAAGTCTCACGCGGGATGATGTCTTCGCGGGCCAGCAGGGCCTCGGCGTTGGCACCCAGATCAACGATGACGCTGTCGCGGGTAACCTTCTTGACGGTACCGGCGATGATCTCACCCAACCGCTCGCGATAGGCTTCGACCACCTGGGCGCGCTCGGCTTCACGAACCTTCTGCACGATGACCTGCTTGGCGGTCTGCGCAGCGATACGACCGAACTCGATGGATTCGATCTTTTCCTCGAGCACGTCGCCGACCTTGGCATTGGCCTCGACAGCACGCGGCATGTCGGTCGTTACCTGGTGCGCCGGATCTTCGAAGTTCTCTTCGTCGACCACGGTCCAGCAACGGAAGGTCTCGTAGCTACCACTCTGACGATTGATCGACACACGCAGTTCGACTTCGTCTTCAAAACGTTTCTTGGTCGCTGTGGCCAGCGCCAACTCGAGCGCCTCGAAAATCACAGCGGCCGGTACGCCCTTTTCATTGGATACCGACTCAACAACCAGCAGTACTTCTTTGCTCATCGTACGCCTCGCCTTTCGCAATCCATTGGGATCCACACATTCCGATCCCGCAGGATCCGTGTCTCAATCAAATCGGGGGATAATGTTGGCCTTGTCGATCATGTCGATCGGCAAAAGAAACTCGTGGTCATCCACCTGCACCACCACGTCCTCTTCCTCCACACCGCGGAGCAGACCCTGGAAGTTACGGCGCCCTTCGAACGGCGAGCGCAACTTGATTTTTACCTGCTCGCCGACGTGACTGGCGAACTGAGCCAACGTAAACAGTGGCCGATCCATGCCAGGCGACGACACCTCGAGGGTGTATTCGGCACTGATGGGATCCTCGACGTCGAGAACGCCGCTGATCTGCCGGCTGACCTTCTCGCAATCGTCGATAAGAATGCCGTCGGCATGATCGATGTAGATACGCAGCAGCGAATGCCGCCCCTGAGACAGGAACTCGATACCCCAGCATTCGTAGCCAAGCGCTTCGACTACCGGGGCCACCAAGGCCTGCAACTGTTCTAGCTTGCTCGACACCTGAACCCCTCGCGCATGCTGTGCAAATAAAAAATGGGCGAAACGCCCATCTACAAGACCGCCCAGACGGCGGAAAATCTGTCTGCCAGCTAACAAAAAGCCCCTTGAAAGGGGCTCATTGACAACTGGCTGCGGGGATGGACTTGAGCCAACGACCTTCGGGTTATGAGCCCGACGAGCTACCGGACTGTTCACCCCGCGCTAAAACTGGGAGCGGATTATACGGCTGAAATGCCGTACGGGTCAACCAACCCCCGGATACAGAAAAGCCCGCATGTAGCGGGCTCTTCTGTTCAATTGGTACCGAGAAGGGGACTCGAACCCCTACAGCCTATGGCCACTACCACCTCAAGGTAGCGTGTCTACCAATTCCACCACCTCGGCAATTTGACGCTTACTTCGTTTCGGGAGCCTGAGGTACGTCTTGCTCTCCCGAAGCTGGCGCTTGCTGTTGCTCAAGCACCGGTACATCTTCCGCAGGCTTGCTGCTCTGCGGCGCTTCCATCACCGCCGGATCCGGCAAACCAGCCTGACCCAGTGTATCAGACTTTTGATTAGCAAAATACGCTAACCCCAAGCTGGTAATGAAAAAACTGGCGGCAAGTATAGCAGTAACTCGGCTCAGAAAGGTAGTACTTCCTTGGCTACCGAAAACGGTATTGGAAGCACCCGCACCGAACGAAGCACCTGCATCGGCACCTTTACCCTGCTGCAGCAGAACCAGCACAACTACGCCGATCGCAGCCAGCAGATGAAGAACTACAACGCCTGTTTCCAGCATATTCTTAGTTTCCTGCAGCGCGACAGATCGCACCGAACTCATCCGCATTCAGAGAGGCTCCACCCACAAGCCCCCCATCGATATCAGGCATGCCGAAAAGCTCGGCTGCATTGGCGGCCTTGACGCTGCCGCCATAAAGAATTCTCAAACCACCCGCCACCTGCGGGTCTTTCGCGGCGACTTGCGCACGAATGGCCGCATGTACGTCCTGCGCCTGCTGAGGCGTCGCCGTCAGTCCGGTACCAATGGCCCAGACCGGCTCATACGCCACAACCGCATTGGCTAGCACCGCAACACCCAGCGCATCGATCACGCTATCGAGCTGGCCGGCAACCACCTTGAGGGTTTCGCCCGCCTCGCGCTGCTCCAGGGTTTCCCCAACGCACAGCAAAGGCACCAACCCGGCAACCTGAGCCGCCGCAAACTTGCGTACGACCTGCTCCTCACTATCACCCAGAATCAGACGACGCTCGGAATGACCGATCAGCACCAGCTCGCAACCGGCATCGCGCAACTGCTCGCTCGACACCTCTCCGGTCAGCGCACCCTGCCCGGCCTCGACGGCACAATCCTGCGCGCCTACCGACACCGCAAGATCCTTGAGCCCCTCGACAACCTGGCCGAGGTGAACACTGAC is a genomic window containing:
- the nusA gene encoding transcription termination factor NusA, whose product is MSKEVLLVVESVSNEKGVPAAVIFEALELALATATKKRFEDEVELRVSINRQSGSYETFRCWTVVDEENFEDPAHQVTTDMPRAVEANAKVGDVLEEKIESIEFGRIAAQTAKQVIVQKVREAERAQVVEAYRERLGEIIAGTVKKVTRDSVIVDLGANAEALLAREDIIPRETFRVGVRLRALLKEIRTENRGPQLILSRTAPEMLIELFRIEVPEIAEGLIEVKAASRDPGSRAKIAVRSKDKRIDPQGACIGMRGSRVQAVSGELVGERVDIVLWDDNPAQFVINAMSPAEVAAIIVDEDAHAMDIAVGEDNLAQAIGRGGQNVRLASQLTGWTLNVMTEADIQAKQQAETGDILQGFIDELEVDEELAQVLVEEGFTSLEEIAYVPMEEMLSIDGFDEEIVNELRSRAKDRLLTKAIATEEKLADAQPAEDLLEVEGMDKGLAQELAVRGVVTREDLAEQSIDDLLDIDGIDEERAGKLIMAARAHWFE
- the rimP gene encoding ribosome maturation factor RimP; translated protein: MSSKLEQLQALVAPVVEALGYECWGIEFLSQGRHSLLRIYIDHADGILIDDCEKVSRQISGVLDVEDPISAEYTLEVSSPGMDRPLFTLAQFASHVGEQVKIKLRSPFEGRRNFQGLLRGVEEEDVVVQVDDHEFLLPIDMIDKANIIPRFD
- the secG gene encoding preprotein translocase subunit SecG, with protein sequence MLETGVVVLHLLAAIGVVVLVLLQQGKGADAGASFGAGASNTVFGSQGSTTFLSRVTAILAASFFITSLGLAYFANQKSDTLGQAGLPDPAVMEAPQSSKPAEDVPVLEQQQAPASGEQDVPQAPETK
- the tpiA gene encoding triose-phosphate isomerase; protein product: MRRSMVAGNWKMHGTRASVAELIDGLNRQALPADVEVAVFPVSVHLGQVVEGLKDLAVSVGAQDCAVEAGQGALTGEVSSEQLRDAGCELVLIGHSERRLILGDSEEQVVRKFAAAQVAGLVPLLCVGETLEQREAGETLKVVAGQLDSVIDALGVAVLANAVVAYEPVWAIGTGLTATPQQAQDVHAAIRAQVAAKDPQVAGGLRILYGGSVKAANAAELFGMPDIDGGLVGGASLNADEFGAICRAAGN